From Myxococcales bacterium, the proteins below share one genomic window:
- a CDS encoding DEAD/DEAH box helicase, whose protein sequence is MGSLPTSVSHAGPIEALPGIGPKTAARLREHGIEAPLDLVLCLPIWAATLDDAREIESLGDEDLSPSAERIVAIRGVVRRVSVAFFRGRSTTRVSLASSDGRASLDLRYPYRAHAILALELREGEPIVAAGRLLRDGRGKRYLLAPKVARTGTTRVFLEYPDAVTKVRGAIDAAVELAEGCPIAPTVVSEACGIAPGLLREAHGGDPRALRDARVALAIAEATARRYLSAREPPPRAIAVPGVAEAADRLAAAMTLTFTVDQSRTIADVAADMSREVPMRRLALGDVGTGKTMVALAALLAAASAGLRATVFAPTVALAEQWHKVVLNARISMGMPFSLGLVTSATEALPQAFDVCVGTHALASRRAGSAALVVIDEPQRTGTALRSTLVDAAGMLSPHVLLLTATPLPRTLALALAPDDALTVSELGRRPLATAPTVTRIVPSAALDAALVGLDAEVRAGARVFVVGPRVARGAAGAPGLAEVAARVSKALPWATVAIAHGASADLSSVLEALREGRVDVLVASSVVEVGIDVPEATRMIVLEADRFGVGQLHQLRGRVGRGDLPGEMWLVPSEGAKAPGVRRIEAFVRTTSGAEVAHGDLRERGPGDRLGERQSGTSEAPIELPHEAISRAVARLLETDPELESPDARVFQRIVARARRGLVYEAAG, encoded by the coding sequence ATGGGATCTTTGCCGACCTCGGTGAGCCACGCGGGGCCGATCGAGGCGCTCCCGGGCATCGGCCCGAAGACGGCCGCGCGCCTCCGCGAGCACGGGATCGAGGCGCCGCTGGACCTCGTCCTTTGCCTGCCGATCTGGGCCGCCACGCTCGACGACGCGCGCGAGATCGAGAGCCTCGGCGACGAGGACCTCTCGCCATCCGCGGAGAGGATCGTGGCCATCCGCGGCGTGGTGAGGCGGGTCTCCGTCGCGTTTTTTCGCGGGCGGAGCACGACCCGCGTGAGCCTCGCCTCGAGCGACGGGCGGGCGAGCCTCGACCTTCGGTACCCCTACCGCGCGCACGCGATCCTGGCCCTCGAGCTCCGCGAAGGGGAGCCCATCGTGGCCGCCGGGAGGCTCCTCCGCGACGGCCGCGGCAAGCGCTACCTCCTCGCCCCGAAGGTCGCTCGCACGGGGACCACCCGCGTGTTCCTCGAGTACCCCGACGCGGTCACGAAGGTGCGCGGGGCGATCGACGCGGCCGTCGAGCTCGCGGAGGGATGCCCCATCGCGCCGACCGTCGTCTCCGAGGCGTGTGGGATCGCGCCCGGCCTGCTCCGCGAGGCCCACGGGGGGGACCCTCGAGCCCTCCGTGACGCGCGCGTCGCCCTCGCGATCGCCGAGGCCACCGCGCGTCGCTACCTGAGCGCGCGAGAGCCTCCACCACGCGCGATCGCCGTCCCAGGGGTCGCCGAGGCCGCAGACAGGCTCGCCGCGGCGATGACGCTCACCTTCACCGTCGACCAGTCCCGCACCATCGCCGACGTCGCGGCCGACATGTCGCGGGAGGTGCCGATGCGCAGGCTCGCCCTCGGCGACGTTGGCACGGGCAAGACGATGGTGGCGCTCGCGGCGTTGCTCGCGGCGGCCTCGGCGGGCCTCCGGGCCACCGTGTTCGCGCCGACGGTCGCGCTCGCGGAGCAGTGGCACAAGGTTGTTCTAAATGCTCGTATCTCCATGGGAATGCCGTTTTCCCTCGGGCTCGTGACCTCGGCCACCGAGGCGCTCCCCCAGGCGTTCGACGTGTGCGTGGGGACGCACGCGCTCGCGTCTCGTCGTGCCGGGTCCGCGGCGCTCGTCGTGATCGACGAGCCCCAACGCACGGGCACGGCGCTCCGAAGCACGCTCGTCGACGCGGCCGGGATGCTGTCGCCGCACGTGCTCCTGCTCACCGCGACGCCGCTCCCTCGGACCCTCGCGCTCGCGCTCGCCCCGGACGACGCGCTCACGGTCAGCGAGCTCGGTCGGAGGCCCCTCGCGACCGCGCCGACCGTCACGCGGATCGTACCCTCTGCCGCCCTCGACGCCGCCCTCGTGGGCCTCGACGCCGAGGTGCGCGCGGGCGCGCGGGTGTTCGTGGTGGGGCCACGCGTCGCGCGCGGGGCCGCGGGTGCGCCCGGGCTCGCGGAGGTCGCCGCGAGGGTCTCGAAGGCGCTCCCGTGGGCCACCGTGGCGATCGCCCACGGGGCCTCGGCCGACCTGTCCTCCGTGCTCGAGGCGCTCCGCGAGGGCCGCGTCGACGTGCTCGTCGCGTCGAGCGTCGTCGAGGTCGGCATCGACGTCCCCGAAGCGACGCGCATGATCGTGCTGGAGGCCGACCGCTTCGGGGTCGGGCAGCTCCATCAGCTCCGCGGGCGCGTCGGGCGGGGGGATCTCCCGGGGGAAATGTGGCTCGTCCCGTCCGAGGGCGCGAAGGCCCCTGGCGTACGCCGCATCGAGGCCTTCGTGCGCACGACCTCGGGGGCCGAGGTCGCCCACGGCGATCTCCGCGAGCGCGGCCCTGGCGACCGCCTCGGAGAGCGGCAGTCGGGCACGAGCGAGGCGCCGATCGAGCTCCCCCACGAAGCGATCTCCCGCGCCGTGGCCCGCCTCCTCGAGACGGACCCGGAGCTCGAGTCGCCCGACGCCCGGGTGTTCCAGCGCATCGTCGCGCGCGCTCGGCGAGGGCTCGTGTACGAGGCCGCAGGATGA
- the greA gene encoding transcription elongation factor GreA, with the protein MVEKNPITPEGFEKLRAELHHLRSVERPRIIQMIATAREHGDLSENAEYHAAREKQSFTEGRVKELEDKLARAEVIDPSKIESSRVAFGAYVKLLNVKTDEEVVYRILGADESDIEQGLLSITSPLARSLLGKEAGDEVKVRMPGGERTYEVVDVSYK; encoded by the coding sequence ATGGTCGAAAAGAACCCGATCACGCCCGAGGGTTTCGAGAAGCTCCGCGCCGAGCTCCACCACCTGCGCAGCGTCGAGCGCCCCCGCATCATCCAAATGATCGCCACCGCCCGCGAGCACGGCGACCTCAGCGAGAACGCCGAGTACCACGCCGCGCGGGAGAAGCAGTCCTTCACCGAGGGGCGCGTGAAGGAGCTCGAGGACAAGCTCGCGCGCGCCGAGGTGATCGATCCGTCCAAGATCGAGAGCTCGCGCGTCGCGTTCGGCGCCTACGTGAAGCTCCTCAACGTGAAGACCGACGAAGAGGTCGTCTACCGGATCCTCGGGGCGGACGAGTCGGACATCGAGCAGGGGCTGCTCAGCATCACGAGCCCCCTCGCGCGCTCGCTCCTGGGCAAAGAGGCCGGCGACGAGGTGAAGGTGCGCATGCCCGGCGGTGAGCGCACCTACGAGGTCGTCGACGTGTCCTACAAGTGA
- a CDS encoding alpha/beta hydrolase, which produces MKLALATLPPEPPGPPRGVFLFLHGILGSGTNWRGFAKRLLAGRPGLEAWLVDLRMHGRSQGFPPPHTVEACAQDLVALAASEGKTVTHVLGHSFGGKVAMAFALARPEPLERVFVIDSHPGIPKVQRGSETTVRVLELLRAAPPSFATRDAFTAHFVGQGLDRGVTAWLAMNLAQEGDRFVFRLDLDAIEALLHDYLVTDGFALLEAPPPSFEGRVVVVKGGASPTVDAEAEARIRAAAEARPSNVALETIPNAGHWVHVDAPDALLAVIARHLET; this is translated from the coding sequence GTGAAGCTCGCGCTCGCCACCTTGCCGCCGGAGCCTCCGGGCCCTCCGCGCGGGGTCTTTCTGTTCCTCCACGGCATCCTCGGCTCCGGCACGAACTGGCGGGGGTTCGCGAAGCGCTTGCTCGCGGGGAGGCCGGGGCTCGAGGCGTGGCTCGTCGACCTCCGAATGCACGGGCGCTCGCAGGGGTTTCCGCCTCCGCACACCGTCGAGGCGTGCGCCCAGGATCTCGTGGCGCTCGCCGCGAGCGAGGGCAAGACCGTGACGCACGTCCTCGGCCACAGCTTCGGCGGCAAGGTCGCGATGGCCTTCGCGCTCGCGCGACCGGAGCCCCTCGAGCGGGTCTTCGTGATCGACTCGCACCCGGGGATCCCGAAGGTCCAGCGGGGCTCCGAGACCACCGTGCGTGTGCTCGAGCTCCTCCGCGCGGCGCCCCCGAGCTTCGCCACGCGGGACGCGTTCACGGCCCATTTCGTCGGGCAAGGGCTCGATCGCGGCGTCACGGCGTGGCTCGCGATGAACCTCGCGCAAGAGGGAGATCGCTTCGTCTTCCGCCTCGACCTCGACGCCATCGAGGCCCTCCTCCACGACTACCTCGTGACCGACGGCTTCGCGCTGCTCGAGGCGCCGCCGCCGAGCTTCGAGGGTCGCGTGGTCGTCGTGAAAGGTGGGGCCTCACCCACGGTCGACGCCGAGGCCGAGGCTCGAATTCGCGCCGCCGCCGAAGCGCGTCCCTCGAACGTCGCGCTCGAGACCATCCCGAACGCCGGCCACTGGGTCCACGTCGACGCCCCCGACGCGCTGCTCGCCGTCATCGCCCGCCACCTCGAGACCTGA
- a CDS encoding IgGFc-binding protein, protein MRARLLPLAFVAASFVPAVIAACGSTPRPEGEFDEPDTSIDATITPVDGGSFTDSGFEPADGSILPPAGETRDPVDCNEAKQTKSYVGCDYWPTVNANNVWSIFDYAVVVSNTGQNVANVTVTGPNNFSKQVQVPAGELRKIYLPWVASLKGPDADNQGSATPLTASVYATGGAYHLVSSVPVIVAQFNALQYKGEGGEGPLPPDAGPDASPPAKNWSTCPGNGGVGCFSYSNDASLLLPSTALTTNVRVTGYKGWTSPEVPNPIPIFPPTPKQDIMGPHIAITAVEDNTTVTVRLSGPGKVLAGGAPIPATNGGGTLTLNMAKAGDVAELVSDKGERFDFSGTLITSTKPVQVIAGLPCVNVPAGKGYCDHVEETVAPAETLGKRYVVAPPTGPKGGGVKHWVRFVGNRDNTTLTYAPAKPAKCPATLQAGEVVDCELVSEAFDVQGSQEFAVVGLLVGAAELGNLTEAQRGDPSLTTFASVEQFRTKYLFLAPDDYDVTFVDIVGAQDSAPKVDGVAVPASTFTTIANGLGVFRVKLGPGKNGAHALESAKPVGIQVVGYGANTSYQYPGGLNLKLISAPPVPK, encoded by the coding sequence ATGCGCGCTCGCCTCCTTCCCCTAGCCTTCGTCGCCGCCTCGTTCGTCCCCGCCGTCATCGCCGCGTGCGGCTCCACGCCGCGCCCCGAGGGTGAGTTCGACGAGCCCGACACCTCGATCGACGCGACCATCACGCCGGTCGACGGCGGCTCCTTCACGGACAGTGGGTTCGAGCCCGCCGACGGGTCCATCCTGCCGCCGGCCGGCGAGACGCGCGACCCGGTCGACTGCAACGAGGCGAAGCAGACCAAGTCGTACGTGGGCTGCGACTACTGGCCCACCGTCAACGCGAACAACGTGTGGTCGATCTTCGACTACGCCGTGGTCGTCTCGAACACGGGGCAGAACGTCGCGAACGTGACGGTCACCGGGCCGAACAACTTCTCGAAGCAGGTGCAGGTCCCGGCCGGCGAGCTCCGCAAGATCTACCTGCCGTGGGTGGCTTCGCTGAAGGGGCCCGACGCCGACAATCAAGGCAGCGCGACCCCGCTCACGGCCTCGGTCTACGCGACCGGCGGCGCCTACCACTTGGTCAGCTCGGTGCCCGTGATCGTCGCGCAGTTCAACGCGCTCCAGTACAAGGGCGAGGGCGGCGAAGGGCCCCTCCCCCCGGACGCCGGTCCCGACGCGAGCCCCCCCGCGAAGAACTGGAGCACGTGCCCGGGCAACGGCGGCGTAGGCTGTTTCTCTTACTCGAACGACGCGTCGCTCCTCTTGCCGAGCACGGCCCTCACGACGAACGTCCGCGTCACGGGCTACAAGGGCTGGACGAGCCCCGAGGTCCCGAACCCCATCCCGATCTTCCCGCCGACTCCCAAGCAAGACATCATGGGACCTCACATCGCCATCACGGCGGTGGAGGACAACACGACCGTCACCGTCCGGCTCTCCGGGCCCGGAAAGGTGCTCGCGGGCGGCGCGCCCATCCCGGCCACGAACGGCGGCGGTACGCTCACGCTGAACATGGCCAAGGCGGGTGACGTCGCCGAGCTCGTGAGCGACAAGGGCGAGCGGTTCGATTTCTCGGGGACGCTCATCACGTCGACCAAGCCGGTCCAGGTGATCGCCGGCCTCCCTTGTGTCAACGTGCCCGCCGGCAAGGGTTACTGCGACCACGTCGAAGAGACCGTGGCGCCCGCCGAGACGCTCGGGAAGCGCTACGTCGTCGCGCCGCCCACCGGCCCGAAGGGCGGCGGGGTGAAACACTGGGTGCGCTTCGTCGGCAACCGCGACAACACGACGCTCACCTACGCGCCCGCGAAGCCCGCCAAGTGCCCCGCGACCCTTCAGGCGGGAGAGGTGGTCGACTGCGAGCTCGTGTCGGAGGCGTTCGACGTGCAGGGCTCGCAAGAGTTCGCCGTCGTCGGCCTGCTCGTCGGGGCGGCGGAGCTCGGAAACCTCACCGAGGCCCAGCGCGGCGACCCGTCGCTCACGACGTTCGCGTCGGTCGAGCAGTTCCGCACGAAGTACCTCTTCCTCGCCCCCGACGACTACGACGTCACGTTCGTCGACATCGTCGGCGCGCAGGACTCGGCCCCCAAGGTCGACGGGGTGGCGGTCCCGGCGAGCACCTTCACGACCATCGCGAACGGCCTCGGCGTCTTCCGGGTGAAGCTCGGACCGGGCAAGAACGGCGCACACGCGCTCGAGTCGGCCAAGCCCGTCGGCATCCAGGTGGTCGGGTACGGCGCCAACACGAGCTACCAGTACCCGGGTGGCTTGAACCTGAAGCTCATCTCGGCGCCGCCCGTGCCGAAGTGA
- a CDS encoding S46 family peptidase, which produces MRRLSLVLVLPLALGLVSACGPEALPPPPPPPATPKAPPAPSASAAPPKAPKVAFENPGGMWMPSQMAAPKHAETLKKLGLELDPKDLASPTSSVLSSVVSLGGCSASFVSREGLVITNHHCATGALGYNSTPKENLLRDGFMAKTRAEERSNGPQARVYVTRKLEDVTAKVLDGAMAEADPKKRYEIVERHGKELVAACEKDRPGTRCSVVSYYAGKMHVLIDQMEIRDVRLVYAPPSGVGNYGGEIDNWRWPRHTGDVSMFRAYVGKDGKPADYSPDNVPYAPPHFLTVATKPLEEGDLVMVAGYPGRTQSWRSGPEVDEAIAFSYPRRQKLCEDALARLAELGAASEDVKIKATPQVRRFGNALTNTKGQLEGLVAGGLAQKKSEDDAKLTAFVEAEPARRAKYGDVLADLRSIVNEFAKTREADAEVRSDLMLPSLLQAAVQIVRAVKERARPDADRRPDFQERNLPRIEQSLAALEKSYARPLDEGMFLLALERIAKVRPEERSPAFKIALPSGDVKDAKKAISALYAKTKLEDPRVRKDLFRLAKTKDIAASKDPLIVLARKLVPLVEAAEDREHALEGRMLPVKARYVDAKREVAGVELAPDANSTLRVTYGTVRGYAPKKDAKPYRPFTTLSEMLAKNTKKEPFDVPERLVAAASAKRFGPYVDATLGEVPVDFLADLHITGGNSGSATLDARGHLTGLVFDGNYEAMASDWLFLPEITRSIHVDIRYVLWLLDAVDGGDHLLKEMGVTPKVD; this is translated from the coding sequence ATGCGTCGCCTTTCGCTCGTGCTCGTGTTGCCTCTCGCCCTCGGTCTCGTGTCCGCGTGTGGACCCGAGGCGCTCCCTCCCCCTCCCCCGCCGCCGGCCACACCGAAGGCCCCCCCAGCCCCGAGCGCGAGCGCCGCGCCCCCGAAGGCGCCGAAGGTGGCCTTCGAGAACCCTGGCGGCATGTGGATGCCGTCGCAGATGGCGGCGCCCAAACACGCCGAGACGCTGAAAAAGCTCGGGCTCGAGCTCGACCCGAAGGACCTCGCGAGCCCCACGTCGAGCGTGCTCTCGTCGGTCGTGAGCCTCGGGGGTTGCTCGGCGTCCTTCGTGTCGCGCGAGGGGCTCGTCATCACGAACCACCACTGCGCGACGGGCGCGCTCGGCTACAACTCCACCCCGAAAGAAAACCTCCTCCGCGACGGGTTCATGGCGAAGACGCGGGCGGAGGAGCGTTCGAACGGGCCCCAAGCGCGCGTCTACGTCACCCGCAAGCTCGAGGACGTGACCGCCAAGGTGCTCGACGGGGCCATGGCCGAGGCCGATCCGAAGAAGCGCTACGAGATCGTGGAGCGGCACGGCAAGGAGCTCGTGGCGGCGTGCGAGAAGGACCGCCCTGGCACACGCTGCTCGGTCGTCTCGTACTACGCGGGCAAGATGCACGTGCTCATCGACCAGATGGAAATTCGTGACGTGCGCCTCGTCTACGCGCCTCCGTCGGGCGTCGGCAACTACGGCGGCGAGATCGACAACTGGCGCTGGCCCCGCCACACGGGCGACGTGTCCATGTTCCGCGCGTACGTGGGCAAAGACGGGAAACCCGCCGACTACTCGCCGGACAACGTCCCCTACGCGCCACCGCATTTCCTCACCGTGGCGACGAAGCCCCTCGAAGAGGGGGACCTCGTGATGGTCGCCGGGTACCCGGGGCGCACCCAGTCGTGGCGCTCGGGGCCCGAGGTCGACGAGGCGATCGCGTTCTCGTACCCGCGTCGTCAGAAGCTCTGCGAAGACGCGTTGGCGCGGCTCGCCGAGCTCGGCGCGGCCTCGGAGGACGTGAAGATCAAGGCGACGCCGCAGGTGCGACGCTTCGGGAACGCCCTCACGAACACGAAGGGGCAGCTCGAAGGGCTCGTCGCCGGGGGCCTCGCCCAGAAAAAGTCCGAGGACGACGCCAAGCTCACGGCCTTCGTCGAGGCCGAGCCGGCCCGGCGCGCCAAATACGGAGACGTGCTCGCCGACCTCCGTTCGATCGTGAACGAGTTCGCGAAGACGCGCGAGGCCGACGCCGAGGTGCGCTCCGACCTGATGCTCCCGAGCCTGCTCCAGGCCGCGGTCCAGATCGTGCGCGCCGTGAAGGAGCGCGCGCGACCGGACGCCGATCGGCGCCCCGATTTCCAGGAGCGGAACCTCCCCCGGATCGAGCAGTCCCTCGCGGCGCTCGAGAAGAGCTACGCCCGCCCCCTCGACGAGGGCATGTTTCTCCTCGCGCTCGAGCGCATCGCCAAGGTCCGGCCCGAGGAGCGCTCTCCGGCGTTCAAGATCGCGCTCCCGAGCGGCGACGTGAAGGACGCGAAGAAGGCGATCTCCGCTCTCTACGCGAAGACGAAGCTCGAGGATCCGCGCGTCCGGAAGGACCTCTTCCGCCTCGCGAAGACGAAGGACATCGCGGCCTCGAAGGACCCGCTGATCGTGCTCGCGCGGAAGCTCGTCCCGCTGGTCGAGGCGGCCGAGGATCGCGAGCACGCGCTCGAGGGGCGGATGCTCCCCGTGAAGGCGCGCTACGTGGACGCGAAGCGCGAGGTGGCCGGCGTCGAGCTCGCTCCCGACGCGAACAGCACCCTGCGCGTCACGTATGGAACGGTGCGCGGATATGCGCCGAAGAAGGACGCGAAGCCCTACCGGCCCTTCACGACGCTCTCCGAGATGCTCGCGAAGAACACGAAAAAAGAGCCGTTCGACGTGCCCGAGCGGCTCGTCGCGGCGGCCTCGGCGAAGCGCTTCGGGCCCTACGTCGACGCGACGCTCGGCGAGGTCCCGGTCGACTTCTTGGCCGACCTCCACATCACCGGCGGCAACTCCGGGAGCGCGACGCTCGACGCGCGCGGGCACCTCACGGGCCTCGTGTTCGACGGCAACTACGAGGCGATGGCCTCGGACTGGCTCTTTTTGCCCGAGATCACACGCAGCATCCACGTGGACATCCGGTACGTGCTCTGGCTGCTCGACGCCGTCGACGGCGGAGATCACCTGCTGAAAGAAATGGGCGTCACGCCCAAGGTCGACTGA
- the pruA gene encoding L-glutamate gamma-semialdehyde dehydrogenase — MLDLPSPLPCPPNEPVLTYAPGSPERGALKAELARLSGECPDIPHVIGGEAVHEGAPFDVRSPHAHHKVIGRARHGGHAMAERAIAAAKKAAPEWAAMPLLARARIFQRAADLLAGPFRQRLNAATMLGQSKTAFQAEIDAACELVDFLRFNAYFATRLVEQPISPPGVINQVELRPLEGFVLAVTPFNFTAIAGNLPASCALMGNVVVWKPAETQALAAHHTVALFEAAGLPKGVINVVHGEGASVGAACLASPDLAGIHFTGSTRVFQSLLRGVGERIASYRSYPRVVGETGGKDFVFAHPSADVEALAVALVRGAFEFSGQKCSAASRAYVPKSLWPKLEKLLVSHVAELRVGPVDDFRTFMGAVIDERAYARLAGWRDRLKADASCTLVAEGPWSNAEGYFAGPTIFKVGDPKHALFQEELFGPILGIYVYDDADVEAALGLVDETSPYALTGAIFSEDRAFVSHAAHRLRQAAGNFYVNDKPTGAVVGQQPFGGARGSGTNDKAGSAFNLLRWASPRTVKETFVPPREVLYPSMREA, encoded by the coding sequence TTGCTCGACCTTCCGTCCCCGCTCCCGTGCCCCCCGAACGAGCCCGTTCTGACCTACGCCCCGGGCTCCCCCGAGCGCGGCGCGCTGAAGGCCGAGCTCGCGCGCCTCTCCGGCGAATGCCCCGACATCCCTCACGTGATCGGGGGCGAGGCCGTGCACGAGGGCGCCCCGTTCGACGTGAGGTCCCCGCACGCGCACCACAAGGTGATCGGCCGCGCACGCCACGGGGGTCACGCCATGGCCGAGCGGGCGATCGCCGCCGCCAAAAAGGCCGCCCCGGAGTGGGCCGCGATGCCGCTCCTCGCGCGCGCCCGCATCTTCCAGCGCGCCGCCGACCTCCTCGCCGGCCCGTTTCGGCAGCGCCTCAACGCCGCCACCATGCTCGGCCAGAGCAAGACCGCCTTCCAAGCCGAGATCGACGCGGCCTGCGAGCTCGTCGACTTCTTGCGCTTCAACGCCTACTTCGCGACGCGGCTCGTGGAGCAGCCGATCTCGCCGCCCGGGGTCATAAACCAGGTCGAGCTCCGCCCGCTCGAGGGCTTCGTGCTCGCCGTGACGCCCTTCAATTTCACGGCCATCGCGGGCAACCTCCCCGCCTCGTGCGCGCTCATGGGCAATGTGGTCGTGTGGAAGCCCGCCGAGACGCAGGCCCTCGCCGCGCACCACACGGTGGCCTTGTTCGAGGCCGCCGGGCTCCCGAAGGGCGTCATCAACGTCGTGCACGGGGAGGGCGCGAGCGTCGGGGCGGCGTGCCTCGCGAGCCCCGACCTCGCCGGCATCCACTTCACGGGCTCCACCCGTGTCTTCCAGTCGCTCCTCCGCGGCGTCGGCGAGCGCATCGCGTCCTACCGGAGCTACCCGCGTGTGGTCGGCGAAACGGGCGGAAAAGACTTCGTTTTTGCCCACCCGAGCGCCGACGTCGAGGCCCTCGCGGTGGCCCTCGTGCGGGGCGCGTTCGAGTTCTCGGGGCAGAAGTGCAGCGCCGCCTCGCGCGCCTACGTCCCGAAATCGCTCTGGCCGAAGCTCGAGAAGCTCCTCGTGTCCCACGTCGCCGAGCTGCGCGTAGGGCCGGTCGACGACTTCCGCACGTTCATGGGCGCCGTGATCGACGAGCGCGCCTACGCGAGGCTCGCTGGCTGGCGCGATCGCCTCAAAGCCGACGCGTCGTGCACGCTCGTCGCCGAGGGGCCGTGGTCGAACGCCGAGGGCTACTTCGCCGGTCCCACGATCTTCAAGGTCGGCGATCCGAAACACGCGCTCTTCCAGGAGGAGCTCTTCGGGCCCATCTTGGGCATCTACGTCTACGACGACGCCGACGTCGAGGCGGCCCTCGGCCTCGTCGACGAGACGAGCCCCTACGCGCTCACGGGGGCCATTTTCTCGGAGGATCGCGCGTTCGTGTCCCACGCGGCGCACAGGCTTCGCCAAGCCGCGGGCAACTTCTACGTGAACGACAAGCCCACCGGCGCGGTGGTCGGCCAACAGCCGTTCGGAGGCGCCCGAGGCTCGGGCACGAACGACAAGGCCGGGAGCGCGTTCAACCTGCTGCGCTGGGCCTCTCCTCGCACCGTCAAAGAGACGTTCGTGCCCCCTCGCGAGGTGCTCTACCCGTCGATGCGAGAGGCGTGA
- a CDS encoding CBS domain-containing protein, protein MAKVKELMSQSVLTLSPESTLEEAAQTLANLGVSGAPVVEGDKLVGVFSKSDIVDDLSDGAIDLTDLVRKTMSRSPLTVGPDDDLSVAIRLFAEKKVHRIVVVDGTEVVGIITPLDIVRAVHEKLI, encoded by the coding sequence ATGGCGAAGGTGAAAGAGCTGATGTCGCAGAGCGTGCTCACGCTCTCTCCCGAGTCGACCCTCGAAGAGGCCGCGCAGACCTTGGCGAACCTCGGCGTGAGCGGCGCGCCCGTTGTCGAGGGCGACAAGCTCGTCGGGGTCTTCTCCAAGTCGGACATCGTCGACGATCTGTCCGACGGGGCCATCGATCTGACGGACCTCGTCCGCAAGACGATGTCCCGTTCGCCGCTCACGGTCGGCCCGGACGACGACCTCTCGGTGGCGATACGGCTCTTCGCCGAAAAGAAGGTGCATCGCATCGTGGTGGTCGACGGCACCGAGGTCGTCGGCATCATCACCCCCCTCGACATCGTGCGGGCCGTCCACGAAAAACTCATCTAA
- a CDS encoding amino acid permease codes for MSDEAPKADEPGLKKSLGLVDATLLVVSSVIGVGIFFTPGAVATALPSRGWFFAAWLVGGLLSLAGALANAELGAMFPRAGGDYVYLREAYHPVAGFLVGWLSFFVIYAGTVATLAVGFADGVASFFPMAPLAKQGLAAFVILVTSGVNAMGARAGARVNNVSAFFKVGALVAIVLAGPLFFGKAAPAPAASVGDGPVVLSFGAALSPVLFTYLGWNASVYVASEIRDVERTLPRSLFVGLFVCTTVYLLVNATYATTLPMAKLAGEGAVGKATAVALFGERGGTLVSVLILASVLGALNANTLVGPRIAYAMAKDGLLFKQVAKVHGPSGAPRVAIAVQAAVALAVVFGLRGFLKALDYTTFAIVLATIADTLALYMLRVRRPTHPRPYRAWGYPVVPFFYVVASLGIAASMLREKPRECGIGLAILLAGLPFYALFRRTRR; via the coding sequence TTGAGCGACGAGGCACCGAAGGCCGACGAGCCGGGGCTCAAGAAGAGCCTCGGTCTCGTCGACGCGACCCTGCTCGTCGTGTCCTCGGTCATCGGTGTAGGTATTTTCTTTACACCTGGCGCGGTCGCCACGGCGCTGCCGAGCCGCGGCTGGTTCTTTGCGGCGTGGCTCGTGGGGGGGCTCCTCTCGCTCGCCGGTGCGCTCGCGAACGCGGAGCTCGGCGCCATGTTCCCGCGGGCAGGGGGCGACTACGTCTACCTGCGCGAGGCCTACCACCCGGTCGCTGGGTTCCTCGTCGGGTGGCTCTCGTTCTTCGTCATCTACGCCGGCACCGTCGCGACCCTCGCGGTGGGCTTCGCCGACGGGGTGGCGAGCTTCTTTCCGATGGCCCCGCTCGCGAAGCAGGGCCTCGCGGCGTTCGTGATCCTGGTCACCTCGGGCGTGAACGCGATGGGCGCGCGCGCCGGCGCCAGGGTCAACAACGTGAGCGCGTTCTTCAAGGTCGGCGCGCTGGTCGCCATCGTGCTCGCGGGCCCGCTCTTCTTCGGCAAGGCCGCCCCCGCGCCCGCCGCCTCCGTCGGCGACGGACCGGTGGTGTTGTCGTTCGGAGCGGCGCTCTCGCCCGTGCTCTTCACGTACCTCGGGTGGAATGCGTCGGTGTACGTCGCGAGCGAGATCCGCGACGTCGAGCGCACCTTGCCACGCTCGCTCTTCGTGGGGCTCTTCGTCTGCACCACGGTGTACCTGCTCGTGAACGCGACCTACGCGACGACGCTCCCCATGGCCAAGCTCGCGGGGGAGGGGGCCGTGGGCAAAGCGACGGCCGTGGCCCTCTTCGGCGAGCGCGGCGGAACGCTCGTGTCCGTCCTCATCCTCGCGTCGGTCTTGGGCGCGCTCAACGCGAACACGCTCGTCGGTCCGCGCATCGCCTACGCGATGGCGAAGGATGGGCTCCTCTTCAAGCAGGTCGCCAAGGTGCACGGGCCGTCGGGCGCGCCGCGCGTCGCGATCGCGGTCCAGGCCGCGGTGGCGCTCGCCGTGGTCTTCGGCCTGCGTGGCTTCTTGAAGGCCCTCGACTACACGACGTTCGCGATCGTGCTCGCGACCATCGCCGATACGCTTGCACTCTACATGCTTCGCGTGAGGCGCCCCACCCACCCGCGGCCCTACCGCGCGTGGGGCTACCCTGTGGTCCCGTTCTTCTACGTCGTCGCGAGCCTCGGCATCGCGGCCTCGATGCTCCGCGAAAAGCCGCGTGAGTGCGGGATCGGCCTCGCCATTTTGCTCGCCGGGCTGCCGTTCTACGCGCTCTTTCGCCGCACGCGCCGCTGA